A single Brachybacterium sillae DNA region contains:
- a CDS encoding response regulator codes for MIRVGLVDDDALVRAGLSMILSADPGIQVVGEAADGTEAVPLVQRHRPDVLLMDVRMPGLDGIAATRQVTAQPGAPRIIMLTTFDMDEYVFQALEAGASGFLLKDTPPHDLLQAVRVVARGDAMLSPGVTRRMLAHFSEANPGARTDRHPGLDQLTERETEVLGAVGAGLSNAQIGGRLFMSEATVKAHISKIFAKLDCTNRVQIAIIAHEAGLTDLDRDLGV; via the coding sequence ATGATCCGTGTGGGACTGGTGGACGATGACGCCCTGGTGCGCGCCGGACTGTCGATGATCCTCAGCGCCGACCCGGGGATCCAGGTGGTCGGGGAGGCCGCCGACGGCACCGAGGCCGTGCCGCTGGTGCAGCGCCACCGCCCCGATGTGCTGCTGATGGACGTGCGCATGCCCGGTCTCGACGGGATCGCCGCGACCCGCCAGGTGACGGCTCAGCCCGGTGCGCCGCGGATCATCATGCTCACCACCTTCGACATGGACGAATACGTCTTCCAGGCCCTCGAGGCCGGCGCCAGCGGTTTCCTGCTCAAGGACACCCCGCCGCACGACCTGCTGCAGGCCGTGCGAGTCGTCGCGCGCGGCGATGCGATGCTCTCCCCCGGTGTGACCCGCCGGATGCTGGCGCACTTCTCCGAGGCGAACCCCGGCGCCCGCACCGACCGCCACCCCGGCCTGGATCAGCTCACCGAGCGGGAGACCGAGGTGCTGGGGGCCGTCGGGGCGGGGCTCTCGAACGCACAGATCGGTGGACGGCTGTTCATGAGCGAGGCCACCGTCAAGGCGCACATCTCGAAGATCTTCGCGAAGCTCGACTGCACCAACCGGGTGCAGATCGCGATCATCGCCCACGAGGCCGGCCTCACCGACCTCGACCGCGACCTCGGCGTCTGA
- a CDS encoding sensor histidine kinase, with protein MSATPFPPGPSAPDPSRAQPPMVIWREALLLLAGYAEIVVAVMQGVEDWHVAQMLLSAVLVTALPLRFGGWRWRWLLPLLIVVNAAAWSLVVLLAATFAYTSRCSRRSLSAAVTALALGIAAVMMGAGSGDEDVLGGVIATELVVLTVALGGMYVGTRRQLMHELRARAEAAESGRAAAEEQARRAERTRIAREMHDIVAHKISLVALQAGALEVNPTLEREQVVASAGLIRSTATEALTELRQVLGVLRGADESAPLVPQPTWSDVRSLVDASREAGVDVELFDFVEPPVPDTLARTAYRVVQEALTNIHKHARHTAARVALLGEAGGDLVLEISNVLPKGFTTDLPGARMGLSGIETRVTHAGGTITSGPTDDGRFEVKAVIPWPSPTP; from the coding sequence GTGAGCGCCACCCCGTTCCCTCCCGGCCCCTCCGCGCCCGATCCCTCCCGAGCGCAGCCCCCGATGGTGATCTGGCGGGAGGCCCTGCTGCTGCTGGCGGGGTATGCGGAGATCGTCGTCGCGGTGATGCAGGGCGTCGAGGACTGGCACGTCGCACAGATGCTGCTATCGGCGGTGTTGGTGACCGCTCTGCCGCTGCGCTTCGGCGGTTGGCGCTGGCGGTGGCTGTTGCCGCTGCTGATCGTGGTCAATGCCGCCGCGTGGTCCCTGGTGGTGCTGCTCGCCGCGACCTTCGCCTATACCTCCCGCTGTTCCCGCCGCTCGCTGTCCGCGGCGGTGACGGCTCTCGCGCTCGGCATCGCGGCCGTGATGATGGGGGCGGGATCGGGTGATGAGGACGTCCTCGGCGGGGTGATCGCCACGGAGCTGGTGGTGCTGACGGTCGCCCTGGGGGGGATGTACGTCGGCACCCGGCGGCAGTTGATGCACGAACTACGGGCCCGCGCCGAGGCCGCCGAGAGCGGGCGGGCAGCCGCCGAGGAGCAGGCCCGCCGTGCTGAACGCACCCGCATCGCCCGGGAGATGCACGACATCGTGGCGCACAAGATCTCCCTGGTGGCACTGCAGGCCGGGGCCCTGGAGGTCAATCCGACGCTCGAGCGGGAGCAGGTGGTGGCCTCCGCCGGTCTGATCCGCTCCACCGCCACCGAGGCGCTCACGGAGCTGCGGCAGGTGCTGGGGGTGCTGCGCGGGGCTGACGAGTCCGCACCCCTGGTACCGCAGCCCACCTGGTCTGATGTGCGCTCCCTGGTCGACGCCAGCCGCGAGGCCGGGGTGGATGTCGAACTGTTCGATTTCGTCGAACCGCCGGTGCCGGACACGCTGGCCCGCACCGCGTACCGCGTGGTGCAGGAGGCCCTGACGAACATCCACAAACACGCCCGGCACACCGCCGCTCGGGTCGCCCTGTTGGGCGAGGCGGGAGGCGACCTGGTGCTGGAGATCAGTAATGTGCTTCCCAAGGGGTTCACGACGGACCTGCCGGGGGCCCGGATGGGGCTGTCGGGCATCGAAACCCGGGTGACGCACGCCGGCGGCACGATCACGTCGGGCCCCACCGACGATGGACGTTTCGAAGTGAAGGCGGTGATCCCGTGGCCGTCCCCGACGCCATGA